In the Epinephelus lanceolatus isolate andai-2023 chromosome 6, ASM4190304v1, whole genome shotgun sequence genome, one interval contains:
- the zap70 gene encoding tyrosine-protein kinase ZAP-70 has translation MSIDPAADLPFYYGSISRSDAEQHLKLAGMADGIFLLRQCLRSLGGYVLSVVWNLEFHHYPIEKQLNGTYCLTGGKPHCGPAELCEFYSRDPDGLVCTLRKPCLRSPDTPVRPGVFDSLRENMLREYVKQTWNLEGEAMEQAIISQAPQLEKLIATTAHEKMPWYHAKITRQEGERRLYSGAQPDGKFLIRDREETGTYALSMMYGKTVYHYQILQDKSGKYSMPDGTKFDTIWQLVEYLKMKADGLLTNLGEACVNGKATEKTPSLPGTRGKRQNGYTPPPRAVAAVSMPAVSMPAVSMPAVAAAEHRDVLPMDTDVFNPYHNPNEVRKFNIQRTQLLIDEVELGSGNFGCVKKGVLKTDSGQIDVAIKVLKSDNEKLVKEEMMREAEIMHQLSNPFIVRMLGLCNAESLMLVMEMASAGPLNKFLSSNKDTVSVENIVNLMHQVSMGMKYLEEKNFVHRDLAARNVLLVNQQFAKISDFGLSKALGADDNYYKARTAGKWPLKWYAPECINFHKFSSKSDVWSFGITMWEAFSYGGKPYKKMKGPDVMRFIDSGSRMDCPTACPERMYAVMKECWTYKHEERPDFKKVEESMRSYHYSISNKAKPEGAAAAPAAAAAAAAAAAAAEPIK, from the exons ATGTCCATCGACCCGGCGGCTGACCTGCCTTTCTACTACGGCAGCATCAGTCGCTCGGATGCCGAGCAGCACCTGAAGCTGGCCGGGATGGCCGACGGTATCTTCTTACTACGACAATGTCTCCGCAGTCTGGGAGGCTACGTCCTGTCTGTCGTGTGGAACCTGGAGTTTCACCATTACCCCATAGAGAAACAGCTTAATGGAACTTACTGCCTCACAGGAGGGAAGCCTCACTGTGGGCCTGCAGAGCTCTGTGAGTTTTACAGCAGAGACCCTGACGGGCTGGTGTGCACCCTGAGGAAACCCTGTCTGCGCTCCCCAGACACGCCAGTACGTCCTGGCGTGTTCGACAGCCTGAGAGAAAACATGCTGAGGGAGTACGTGAAGCAGACCTGGAACCTGGAG GGAGAGGCCATGGAGCAGGCCATCATCAGTCAAGCTCCTCAGCTGGAGAAACTGATCGCCACCACGGCCCACGAGAAGATGCCCTGGTATCATGCTAAAATCACCCGTCAGGAAGGTGAGAGGCGGCTTTACTCTGGAGCACAACCGGATGGCAAGTTTCT aataagagacagagaggagacaggtaCTTACGCTCTTTCCATGATGTACGGGAAAACAGTGTACCACTACCAGATCCTCCAAGACAAATCAGGGAAATACTCCATGCCCGATGGAACAAAGTTTGACACAATCTGGCAG CTGGTTGAGTACCTGAAGATGAAAGCTGATGGTCTGTTGACTAATCTTGGGGAGGCGTGTGTTAATGGAAAAGCTACTGAAA AGACACCCAGTCTCCCTGGAACG AGGGGGAAGCGACAAAATGGATACACACCGCCACCTCGAG CTGTTGCAGCAGTCTCGATGCCAGCAGTCTCGATGCCGGCAGTCTCGATGCCGGCAGTCGCTGCGGCTGAACACCGTGATGTGCTGCCGATGGACACCGATGTATTCAACCCATACCACAACCCCAATGAAGTGAGGAAGTTTAACATCCAGAGGACTCAGCTGTTGATTGATGAAGTGGAGCTCGGCTCTGGGAACTTTGGCTGTGTCAAGAAAGGAGTCCTCAAGACTGATTC GGGCCAAATCGACGTGGCCATAAAAGTGCTGAAGAGTGACAACGAGAAGCTGGTGAAGGAGGAGATGATGAGGGAGGCAGAGATCATGCACCAGCTGAGCAACCCCTTCATCGTCCGCATGCTGGGTCTGTGCAACGCTGAGAGTCTGATGCTGGTCATGGAGATGGCTTCTGCCGGACCTCTCAATAAGTTCCTCTCCTCCAATAA GGATACTGTAAGCGTGGAGAACATTGTCAACCTGATGCACCAGGTGTCGATGGGAATGAAGTATCTGGAGGAGAAGAACTTTGTGCACAGAGATTTGGCAGCTCGTAACGTCCTGCTGGTCAACCAACAGTTCGCCAAAATCAGTGACTTTGGGCTCTCCAAGGCACTGGGAGCAGATGACAACTATTACAAG GCTCGTACTGCAGGTAAATGGCCTCTGAAGTGGTATGCTCCAGAATGTATAAACTTCCACAAATTCTCCAGTAAAAGTGATGTGTGGAGTTTTGGTATCACCATGTGGGAAGCCTTTTCCTACGGAGGGAAACCTTACAAG AAAATGAAGGGACCAGACGTGATGCGATTCATTGACAGTGGGAGCCGCATGGATTGTCCAACAGCATGTCCAGAGCGAATGTATGCAGTGATGAAAGAATGCTGGACATACAA GCATGAGGAGCGTCCTGACTTCAAGAAGGTTGAGGAGTCCATGAGGTCTTACCATTACTCCATATCGAACAAGGCCAAGCCTGAGGGAGCTGCAGCCGCTCCCGCTGCCgctgccgccgccgccgccgccgccgccgccgccgagCCTATCAAGTAG